The Marinilongibacter aquaticus genome has a window encoding:
- a CDS encoding winged helix-turn-helix transcriptional regulator: MKKKAEINASPICQVRMQAISDSMSLLSGKWKFHILGTLIEGDKLGFMDLLREIDGIGTKMLSKELQDLEMNNLISRTVLHTRPISVSYSITDYGKTLSPVIDALAKWGIEYRKSLFESDS, encoded by the coding sequence ATGAAGAAAAAAGCCGAAATAAATGCCTCGCCTATATGCCAAGTCCGCATGCAGGCCATTAGCGATTCCATGAGCCTGCTGTCGGGCAAATGGAAATTTCACATTTTGGGTACGCTTATAGAAGGAGATAAGTTGGGTTTTATGGACCTTTTGCGTGAAATAGACGGAATTGGGACGAAAATGCTTTCCAAAGAACTACAAGATTTGGAAATGAACAATTTGATCAGCCGCACGGTACTGCACACCCGACCAATAAGCGTGTCCTATTCCATTACAGATTACGGCAAAACTTTGTCGCCCGTGATCGATGCACTCGCCAAATGGGGCATTGAATACAGGAAATCGCTTTTTGAAAGCGATTCCTGA
- a CDS encoding superoxide dismutase encodes MSYTLPELPYAHTALEPHFDTETMTIHHQRHHQAYVDNLNKALAGTEGEQKELEDILKEISKYTAAVRNNAGGHYNHSLFWKTLSPNAKLAPEGKLAEEINKAFGGLEELKAQIKQNGLGQFGSGWAWLLVKHNGTLGVSATANQDNPLMDTNLTSKGYPILGVDVWEHAYYLKFQNKRADYLDAFWSVLDWSAVEKNYEAALAKIG; translated from the coding sequence ATGAGTTACACATTGCCCGAGCTTCCGTATGCACATACCGCATTGGAACCTCATTTCGATACAGAAACAATGACCATTCACCATCAACGTCATCACCAAGCTTATGTAGACAACCTAAACAAAGCTCTTGCTGGCACAGAGGGAGAACAAAAAGAGCTGGAGGATATTTTGAAGGAAATCAGTAAGTACACTGCTGCGGTAAGGAACAATGCCGGAGGACATTACAACCACTCACTTTTTTGGAAAACCCTTTCGCCAAATGCCAAATTGGCACCAGAAGGCAAACTGGCCGAGGAAATAAACAAAGCATTTGGTGGACTTGAAGAACTAAAAGCTCAAATTAAGCAAAACGGATTGGGGCAATTCGGTTCAGGCTGGGCCTGGCTGCTCGTCAAACACAATGGCACTTTGGGCGTATCGGCCACAGCAAACCAAGACAATCCATTGATGGACACCAACCTGACCAGCAAAGGCTATCCCATTTTGGGCGTTGATGTGTGGGAGCATGCCTATTACTTGAAATTCCAAAACAAAAGAGCCGATTACTTGGATGCCTTTTGGTCTGTACTCGATTGGAGTGCTGTCGAAAAAAATTACGAAGCCGCATTGGCCAAAATAGGCTAA
- a CDS encoding DUF2480 family protein — MNKAIASGILPFDLMDLKPTIQIVEFDINTLFYKGLILKEKEFRSSLSSLDFSPYRGKAVAFTCSAETIVPLWAYMALANAFSDNAVCFDLKNTAELEVDLWKENLLDSDLTAFENKKVVIIARPEIPPSLYLAVTALLKPIVQTLMYGEIGLPKVIYKK, encoded by the coding sequence ATGAACAAGGCTATAGCTTCCGGCATACTGCCATTCGATTTAATGGACTTGAAACCTACGATACAAATCGTGGAATTCGACATCAACACATTGTTTTATAAGGGATTGATCCTCAAAGAGAAGGAATTTCGCTCATCACTGTCCAGCCTCGATTTTTCACCCTATCGGGGAAAAGCCGTAGCCTTTACATGCTCAGCCGAAACCATTGTTCCGCTCTGGGCCTACATGGCTTTGGCGAATGCGTTTTCCGACAATGCGGTCTGTTTCGATCTTAAAAATACGGCAGAGTTGGAAGTGGATTTATGGAAAGAAAATCTACTAGACAGCGATTTAACCGCCTTCGAAAACAAAAAAGTCGTAATAATCGCAAGACCAGAAATTCCGCCCTCCCTTTATCTCGCCGTCACTGCACTTTTGAAACCCATCGTCCAAACGCTCATGTACGGAGAAATAGGTTTGCCAAAAGTGATTTACAAAAAATAG
- a CDS encoding DUF2200 domain-containing protein, which yields MKTTPEHDERIAKMTFASVYPHYITKVERKGRTKEELDEVIAWLTGFAKPALEKLIEEKVNFATFFERAHLNPKAELITGTICGYRIEEIETPLTKQVRYLDKIVDELAKGKKMEKILRQ from the coding sequence ATGAAAACAACGCCCGAGCACGATGAGCGAATCGCGAAAATGACCTTTGCTTCTGTCTACCCGCATTATATCACCAAGGTAGAACGAAAAGGCCGAACAAAAGAAGAACTGGACGAGGTGATTGCCTGGCTCACAGGCTTTGCCAAGCCCGCTTTGGAGAAATTGATTGAAGAAAAGGTAAACTTCGCTACGTTCTTTGAAAGAGCCCATTTAAATCCCAAGGCAGAATTGATTACGGGCACCATTTGCGGGTATCGTATTGAAGAAATTGAAACCCCGCTCACCAAACAAGTAAGGTACCTCGATAAGATAGTGGACGAATTGGCCAAAGGCAAAAAAATGGAGAAAATTCTACGGCAGTAA
- a CDS encoding VOC family protein — protein sequence MAKSKLLRMDNVGIVVESLDKAIHFFSEIGLSLEGRATIEGEWAGRVTGLKNQRVEIAMMVTPDGHNRLELSKFIDPPTIADHRQAPVNALGYLRAMFTVEDIEELVERLCQQGAQLVGEIVQYADAYKLCYIRGEEGLLVGLAEALNKQ from the coding sequence ATGGCAAAAAGCAAATTACTGAGAATGGACAATGTGGGCATTGTGGTGGAGTCTCTCGATAAGGCCATACACTTCTTTTCCGAAATTGGCCTGTCTCTGGAAGGACGAGCCACTATCGAAGGAGAATGGGCCGGACGCGTCACAGGGCTGAAAAACCAACGTGTGGAGATTGCCATGATGGTTACCCCCGATGGGCACAACCGACTGGAGCTCTCGAAATTCATCGATCCGCCCACCATTGCAGACCATCGCCAGGCCCCTGTGAATGCATTGGGCTATTTACGGGCCATGTTCACCGTGGAAGACATCGAAGAACTTGTGGAGCGGCTTTGCCAACAAGGAGCCCAACTCGTCGGGGAAATTGTACAGTATGCAGATGCGTACAAACTTTGTTATATTCGTGGAGAAGAAGGCCTTTTGGTTGGGCTAGCTGAAGCCCTGAATAAACAGTAG
- a CDS encoding SDR family oxidoreductase has protein sequence MKKALITGANKSIGLETARQLMQMGFYVYLGSRDLEKGQEALAQLQAEGLPQAEVLQIDVTDDRSVQNARQAIGEKTAVLDVLINNAGISGGMPQNALSATIEQFKAAYEVNVYGVVRTTQAFIDLLKNSPEPRIVNVSSSQGSLSLHSDPLYTYYAFKGAVYHSSKAALNMYTINLAYELRDSNFKVNAVGPGFTKTDFNNHRGTGTVEDAGKRIVKYAIVGQDGPTGKFFCEETNPETGKIPW, from the coding sequence ATGAAAAAAGCACTCATTACTGGAGCCAACAAAAGCATCGGATTGGAAACCGCCAGACAATTGATGCAAATGGGTTTTTATGTGTATCTCGGCAGTCGGGATTTAGAAAAAGGACAAGAAGCTTTGGCTCAACTTCAAGCGGAAGGTTTACCACAGGCTGAAGTATTGCAAATTGACGTAACAGACGATCGTTCTGTACAAAATGCACGCCAAGCAATCGGTGAAAAAACAGCGGTGTTGGATGTGCTCATCAACAATGCGGGAATCAGCGGTGGAATGCCGCAAAACGCCCTTTCGGCAACAATAGAGCAGTTCAAAGCCGCCTACGAAGTGAATGTCTATGGCGTGGTCAGAACGACGCAAGCTTTCATCGATTTATTGAAAAACTCGCCCGAGCCGCGTATCGTCAATGTCAGTTCGAGCCAAGGTTCACTCAGTTTGCACTCCGATCCCCTTTACACCTATTATGCCTTCAAAGGGGCCGTGTACCACTCTTCCAAAGCGGCATTGAACATGTACACCATCAATTTGGCTTATGAGCTGCGGGACAGCAATTTCAAAGTGAATGCGGTAGGTCCGGGTTTCACCAAAACCGATTTCAACAATCACCGCGGAACAGGCACGGTAGAAGACGCGGGAAAACGTATTGTGAAATATGCCATCGTCGGCCAGGATGGGCCAACGGGCAAATTTTTCTGCGAAGAAACCAATCCCGAAACAGGAAAAATACCTTGGTAA
- a CDS encoding Crp/Fnr family transcriptional regulator, with protein sequence MKELIAYILQFGDLNSQQIDLLSSKAQTMDLQKEDYLVEAGYTFDRVVFVLEGVLRICYYNRKGDEITKYFIDENHLFSNPYPGEPMTEYIQALSPCKLILFSRKDWQILSDTIVGWDNIVHKIFHKGMAEKLERRSSLVSEGATTRYLAFLEHFPTLTNRVPLSHVASYLGITQQSLSRIRKNIR encoded by the coding sequence ATGAAAGAATTGATTGCCTATATTTTGCAATTTGGGGATTTGAACAGCCAACAAATCGATTTGCTGAGTAGCAAAGCCCAGACAATGGACCTGCAGAAAGAGGATTATTTGGTCGAGGCGGGCTACACATTCGATCGCGTGGTATTTGTGCTCGAGGGCGTTTTACGCATCTGCTATTACAATCGAAAAGGCGATGAAATCACGAAATACTTTATCGACGAAAACCATTTATTTTCCAATCCCTACCCGGGCGAACCGATGACGGAGTACATTCAGGCCCTAAGCCCTTGCAAACTGATCCTGTTTTCGCGAAAAGATTGGCAGATCCTTTCGGATACCATTGTGGGCTGGGACAATATCGTGCACAAGATTTTTCACAAAGGCATGGCCGAAAAGCTGGAAAGAAGAAGTTCGCTGGTATCCGAAGGCGCCACCACACGCTATTTGGCTTTTCTGGAGCACTTCCCCACGCTCACCAATCGGGTGCCGCTTTCTCACGTCGCCTCTTACTTGGGCATCACGCAGCAATCGCTGAGCAGAATTCGTAAAAATATCCGTTGA
- a CDS encoding DUF2341 domain-containing protein, which produces MKQNLLPLVLMCLLMNTVQAQPFGYNYGKEIVIQSSQVSGSTDLTDFPVLVSLTDSDLRSTTNGGHVENTAGFDIIFTTSDCSVPLEHEIEKYTASTGQYIAWVKIPSLSTSVNTTIHMYYGNSSIASDPSTTSVWSNGFIGVWHMSEAPSGTAPQVLESTSNGFNLSSKGSMTTSDLVSAKIGDGIDFDGVNDGLLLVDNSPTDILLDVGTNDLTLSAWVRVNNLNGADFKEIINKKFGQTDTEGYGFRVVGSRLQIAYKAAGQTNTVASSSSPISIPVSTWIYATATFNVAGDIATTYVNGVAEPSIPINAGNSIANDADFHIGSRETTYWMAGRIDEARTATVLRSGDWIKTEYNNQNSPGTFYTVATEMPATTLCSALPVKLINFQALPNADYTVEVSWQTAGEIDNDFFTIERSKNGSDWESIAEVPGSGNSSSTLHYFHLDEKPLWGISYYRLKQTDFNGQFTYSQVRPVHMSKEQTIVFPNPTQDVLSIVGPHTELMNIRVKNTLGQDLGTLVKIKQISELQVEVDMKALPSGLYYIATKTKTHKVYKK; this is translated from the coding sequence ATGAAACAAAATCTACTCCCACTTGTGCTGATGTGCCTTTTAATGAACACAGTTCAAGCACAACCTTTTGGCTACAACTATGGTAAAGAAATAGTTATTCAGTCGTCTCAAGTATCCGGAAGTACAGATCTTACCGATTTCCCCGTGCTTGTCAGCCTGACAGACAGCGACCTCAGAAGCACCACAAATGGAGGACATGTTGAAAATACGGCTGGCTTCGACATTATCTTTACCACGAGCGATTGTTCCGTCCCCTTGGAGCATGAAATCGAAAAGTACACGGCAAGTACAGGCCAGTACATTGCCTGGGTGAAAATCCCTTCATTGAGCACCTCGGTTAATACTACCATTCACATGTATTATGGTAATTCGAGCATCGCCAGTGACCCCTCGACAACCAGCGTTTGGAGCAATGGTTTTATTGGCGTTTGGCACATGTCTGAAGCCCCTTCAGGCACAGCTCCGCAAGTGCTGGAATCAACAAGTAACGGGTTCAATCTAAGCTCGAAAGGATCGATGACGACATCAGACCTTGTTTCGGCAAAAATTGGCGATGGAATCGATTTTGACGGTGTAAACGACGGGCTACTTTTGGTAGACAATAGCCCTACGGACATATTATTGGATGTAGGTACAAACGATTTGACCTTGTCGGCTTGGGTGCGTGTAAACAATCTAAATGGGGCTGATTTCAAAGAAATTATCAACAAAAAGTTCGGGCAGACAGATACCGAAGGATATGGGTTCAGAGTCGTGGGCTCAAGATTACAAATTGCTTACAAAGCGGCAGGTCAAACCAATACTGTTGCCAGTTCGAGCTCGCCCATAAGCATTCCCGTGTCGACTTGGATATATGCTACAGCAACATTTAACGTGGCTGGAGATATTGCGACAACTTATGTGAACGGCGTAGCCGAGCCCTCAATACCTATTAACGCAGGCAACAGCATAGCCAATGATGCCGATTTTCATATCGGAAGTCGTGAAACGACCTATTGGATGGCCGGGCGGATTGATGAGGCCCGAACTGCCACAGTGTTACGCTCCGGCGATTGGATTAAGACCGAATACAACAACCAAAACTCTCCTGGCACGTTTTATACCGTAGCGACAGAAATGCCCGCCACAACCCTTTGCAGTGCTTTGCCTGTGAAACTGATCAATTTTCAAGCCCTTCCAAATGCAGATTACACTGTAGAAGTGAGTTGGCAAACCGCCGGAGAAATCGATAACGACTTTTTCACTATCGAACGCTCGAAAAATGGATCCGATTGGGAATCGATAGCAGAAGTTCCCGGTTCGGGCAATTCGAGTTCTACTTTGCATTATTTCCACTTGGATGAAAAACCACTTTGGGGTATTTCTTATTATCGATTGAAGCAAACCGATTTCAATGGACAGTTTACGTATTCGCAAGTCAGGCCGGTGCACATGAGTAAAGAGCAGACCATTGTTTTCCCCAATCCTACTCAAGATGTACTTTCAATCGTTGGGCCACATACCGAATTAATGAATATTCGGGTGAAAAACACGCTTGGTCAAGACTTAGGCACATTGGTGAAAATTAAGCAAATTTCAGAATTGCAAGTCGAAGTTGACATGAAAGCCTTGCCAAGTGGCCTGTACTACATTGCAACCAAAACGAAAACACATAAAGTGTACAAGAAATAA
- a CDS encoding serine hydrolase domain-containing protein has protein sequence MKYLSILFLFVSVFSFGQNPKIMRLDGTSISEAELDETIQSLVDTAKVTGLSVTIFNQNSVQYQKAFGYANVESKDSLKLDHVFYGASLSKAVFGYIVAQLANEGLIDLDKPIQDYLDVPLPEMPFKREWRNFSELAHDDRYKQITARMCLSHSTGFQNWRWITREGEFNPEGKIQFFFDPGTDYSYSGEGIRLLQKVIERYTGTGLEEMARARVFDPLKMDMTSYVWQKRFENAFCNGHTVEQEVIEKDIEEDAGAAGSMETTARDYAQFLSQIMKMAANNAEATELMFTPNIEITSKKQFGPLSLEKTEANKAIDLHYGLGWGILNSPFGNGYFKEGHGEGFQHYSIIFPEKGIGILLMSNSDNAESIFKDVLEAGIKDVYTSWYWEDYIPYTMR, from the coding sequence ATGAAATATTTATCTATTCTTTTCCTTTTCGTCTCCGTTTTCTCTTTTGGCCAAAACCCCAAAATAATGCGTTTGGACGGCACAAGTATTTCCGAAGCAGAACTGGACGAAACCATACAATCGCTTGTTGATACCGCCAAAGTCACCGGATTGAGCGTGACCATTTTCAACCAAAACAGCGTTCAATACCAAAAGGCATTCGGCTATGCCAATGTCGAGAGTAAAGACAGCCTGAAACTCGATCACGTATTTTACGGGGCCTCTTTGAGTAAAGCCGTATTCGGCTACATTGTGGCCCAATTGGCAAACGAAGGCTTAATCGATCTGGACAAACCCATACAGGATTATTTGGATGTGCCCTTGCCCGAAATGCCATTCAAAAGAGAATGGAGAAATTTCAGCGAACTTGCTCATGACGATCGCTACAAGCAAATCACGGCCCGCATGTGTTTGTCGCACAGCACGGGTTTTCAAAACTGGAGATGGATTACCCGCGAAGGCGAATTCAATCCCGAAGGAAAAATTCAGTTCTTCTTCGATCCCGGAACCGATTACAGCTATTCAGGAGAAGGAATACGTCTTCTGCAAAAAGTAATCGAACGCTATACGGGCACAGGATTGGAAGAAATGGCAAGAGCACGTGTTTTCGATCCCTTAAAAATGGACATGACAAGCTACGTATGGCAAAAAAGGTTTGAAAACGCATTCTGCAACGGACATACTGTAGAGCAAGAGGTGATCGAAAAAGATATAGAAGAAGATGCCGGGGCCGCGGGTTCAATGGAAACCACGGCTCGGGATTATGCTCAATTTCTATCCCAAATCATGAAAATGGCCGCAAACAATGCCGAAGCCACCGAACTGATGTTTACCCCAAACATTGAAATTACCTCCAAAAAACAATTTGGCCCATTATCGCTAGAAAAAACCGAGGCCAACAAAGCAATCGATCTACACTACGGACTGGGCTGGGGAATTTTGAATTCTCCTTTCGGAAACGGCTATTTTAAAGAAGGCCATGGTGAAGGCTTTCAGCACTATTCCATCATCTTTCCCGAAAAAGGCATAGGCATTTTGCTGATGTCGAATAGCGACAATGCCGAAAGTATTTTCAAGGACGTTTTGGAGGCCGGAATCAAGGACGTATACACATCATGGTATTGGGAAGACTACATTCCCTACACAATGCGTTAA
- a CDS encoding NADPH-dependent FMN reductase, with translation MKVLIFVGALERRENSTSGRLSNHLKAQLEARGAETHIFNLADSGIPLFDLTLTKTPIAVERMNILFREADFHIWLTPLYHGSMTGAMKNCLDWLEYSAKCPNPYLSGKTVGLVCWADGVQAMQGINAMDAVAKALRAWTCPFSIPIQRQELFDENGAISKTYTTRFERLLHILLER, from the coding sequence ATGAAAGTATTAATATTTGTTGGAGCATTGGAAAGAAGGGAAAATTCCACCTCGGGCCGCCTATCCAATCATTTGAAAGCACAATTGGAGGCTCGCGGTGCAGAAACACATATTTTCAATTTGGCCGATTCGGGTATTCCTTTGTTCGATCTCACACTCACCAAAACGCCAATTGCCGTGGAACGCATGAACATTCTTTTTCGGGAAGCGGATTTTCACATTTGGCTTACCCCACTTTATCACGGAAGCATGACAGGGGCAATGAAAAACTGCCTCGACTGGCTTGAATACAGTGCAAAATGCCCCAATCCATACCTTAGCGGCAAAACCGTGGGTTTGGTTTGCTGGGCCGATGGCGTACAAGCCATGCAGGGCATAAATGCCATGGATGCCGTGGCCAAAGCCCTTCGGGCATGGACCTGCCCCTTCAGTATTCCGATACAACGCCAAGAGCTCTTTGACGAAAACGGAGCAATTAGCAAAACCTACACCACACGATTCGAGCGGCTTTTGCACATCCTACTCGAGCGATAG
- a CDS encoding helix-turn-helix transcriptional regulator, producing MKKAASDRILMILKMKGEASLATLAAELGISKEGARLHLVKMAEQDLVQVASKSEGVGRPIAYYSLSEKGLSKFPDTHAQITVELLQSVKKLLGENALELLINDRETQVFTHYEKLLDGSVTIEKRLEKLSRIRSEEGYMAEWKKEEGTYYLVENHCPICAAATECQGFCRSELKNFKQLIGQDFEVERTQHIVSGGQRCVYKISKK from the coding sequence ATGAAGAAAGCGGCTTCGGATCGAATCTTAATGATCTTAAAAATGAAAGGGGAGGCTTCTTTGGCCACATTGGCTGCTGAATTGGGCATCAGCAAAGAAGGGGCACGTTTGCATTTGGTGAAAATGGCCGAGCAAGATTTGGTGCAGGTTGCTTCGAAAAGCGAAGGGGTGGGCCGACCCATTGCCTATTATTCTTTGTCGGAAAAGGGATTATCTAAATTCCCGGATACTCATGCTCAAATCACAGTCGAGCTTTTGCAGTCGGTGAAGAAACTTTTGGGTGAAAATGCTTTAGAATTGCTCATAAATGACCGTGAAACACAGGTGTTCACACACTATGAAAAGCTGCTCGACGGGTCGGTAACTATTGAAAAAAGGTTGGAGAAATTGAGTAGAATCCGCTCGGAAGAAGGCTATATGGCCGAATGGAAGAAAGAAGAAGGCACGTATTATCTGGTTGAAAACCACTGTCCAATTTGTGCAGCGGCCACAGAATGTCAAGGTTTTTGCAGAAGCGAGCTGAAAAATTTCAAGCAATTGATTGGCCAAGATTTCGAGGTGGAAAGAACCCAACACATTGTATCTGGCGGACAACGTTGTGTCTACAAAATCAGTAAAAAATAA
- a CDS encoding ClpXP adapter SpxH family protein encodes MQNSLICDPNEGVCEIPDRSVDAQKIETTSATKPIRLIYFTDPICSSCWGIEPQLRKLKLEYGQYLEIEYRMGGLLPDWSYNSGGISKPSDVAGHWDEVSLHYDMPIDGDVWLEDPLHSSFPPSIAFKAAQMQDKSKALLFLRAMRELVFLHKKNIAKWENLEIAAQNVGLNAEQLKLDYQNKAKSLFEADLDLAKQYGVRGFPTLFFVNETGQKETVYGTRPYSLYETAILKLHPKSKKRAYDKNWETLFSTYNTLTLREFSELSERPRAESEKQLNALVDKGALKVFRSKNGSIWNSI; translated from the coding sequence ATGCAAAATTCTCTTATATGCGATCCCAATGAAGGTGTTTGTGAAATACCCGATCGTTCCGTCGACGCCCAGAAAATAGAAACAACAAGTGCCACAAAGCCCATTCGGCTCATTTACTTTACCGACCCCATTTGTTCTTCTTGTTGGGGAATTGAACCGCAATTGCGAAAATTGAAATTGGAATACGGTCAGTATCTGGAAATTGAATACCGTATGGGCGGCTTATTGCCCGATTGGAGCTACAATAGCGGCGGAATCAGCAAACCTTCGGATGTGGCAGGCCATTGGGATGAGGTAAGCCTGCATTACGATATGCCCATCGACGGCGATGTGTGGCTCGAAGATCCACTGCACTCTTCTTTCCCTCCCTCTATAGCCTTCAAAGCGGCACAAATGCAAGACAAAAGCAAAGCCCTTTTGTTTTTGAGAGCAATGAGAGAACTGGTTTTCTTGCACAAAAAGAATATTGCGAAATGGGAAAACTTGGAAATCGCCGCCCAAAATGTGGGATTGAATGCCGAACAGCTGAAGTTGGATTATCAGAATAAAGCAAAAAGCCTTTTCGAGGCCGATCTCGATCTGGCCAAACAATACGGCGTACGGGGCTTTCCAACCCTATTTTTTGTAAATGAGACGGGACAAAAAGAAACCGTGTACGGTACAAGACCTTACTCTCTTTATGAAACGGCCATTTTAAAACTCCATCCGAAAAGTAAAAAAAGAGCTTACGACAAAAATTGGGAAACACTTTTCTCTACGTATAATACTTTAACGTTAAGAGAGTTTTCCGAACTTTCAGAGCGACCAAGAGCCGAGAGCGAAAAACAATTGAATGCTTTGGTGGACAAAGGGGCTTTGAAAGTGTTTCGCAGCAAAAACGGCTCCATTTGGAACAGTATCTAA
- a CDS encoding methylated-DNA--[protein]-cysteine S-methyltransferase — MQTQEHINFERIAEAIAYIQQNFASQPSLEEVAEKVHLSPFHFQRLFTDWAGVSPKKFLQYISVQHAKQILQNAESTLFETAHRTGLSGTGRLHDLFVKIEGMTPGEYKNKGENLSINYSFSDSPFGRLLLASTHKGLCYMGFEDAAENAFSELVKRFPKAHFIEQKDEFQKNALQIYSRDWSKIDQIKLHLKGTDFQLKVWEALLKIPSGNLTTYGHIAQSIDKPTASRAVGTAIGQNPIAFLIPCHRVIQSSGLLGGYMWGHTRKAAIIGWEAAKTEKAKAWA; from the coding sequence ATGCAAACGCAAGAGCACATCAATTTTGAACGGATAGCCGAAGCCATTGCCTACATTCAGCAAAACTTCGCCTCACAGCCCAGCCTCGAAGAGGTGGCCGAAAAAGTGCATTTAAGCCCATTTCATTTCCAAAGACTCTTTACAGACTGGGCTGGTGTAAGCCCAAAGAAATTCTTGCAATACATCAGTGTGCAACATGCCAAGCAAATACTGCAAAATGCCGAGTCTACATTGTTTGAAACCGCTCACCGCACGGGGCTTTCGGGTACCGGTAGATTGCACGACCTTTTCGTGAAAATTGAAGGTATGACTCCCGGAGAATATAAAAACAAGGGTGAAAATTTATCGATAAATTACAGCTTTTCCGACAGTCCGTTTGGAAGGCTATTGCTGGCCTCTACACACAAAGGCCTATGCTATATGGGTTTTGAGGATGCTGCGGAAAACGCTTTTTCAGAACTTGTGAAACGCTTTCCAAAAGCCCATTTTATTGAGCAAAAAGACGAATTCCAAAAGAATGCCCTTCAAATCTACAGTCGAGATTGGAGCAAAATCGATCAAATAAAACTGCATTTGAAAGGCACCGATTTCCAATTGAAAGTCTGGGAAGCCCTGCTGAAAATTCCGTCGGGGAATTTGACCACTTACGGACACATTGCCCAAAGTATTGACAAACCGACCGCCTCGCGAGCTGTAGGTACGGCCATTGGACAAAATCCCATTGCTTTTTTAATTCCATGCCATCGTGTAATTCAGTCTTCCGGCCTGTTGGGCGGATACATGTGGGGCCATACACGGAAAGCGGCAATCATTGGGTGGGAAGCGGCGAAAACCGAAAAGGCAAAAGCATGGGCCTAA
- a CDS encoding YybH family protein, whose translation MKQIKLTAIILLTFISIACHQNEEKSSEAELTAEIIQQVDSLYTVYARFDYDWIEFYADEYTAIYPDSPIQHMTKDSLKAQWKKIYAKYDVQLLDRGRPTVIASQDMAISYNSFNEIFINKETADTSRNVGTYIVNWKRQEDNSWKIVFETLQNHEN comes from the coding sequence ATGAAACAGATAAAATTAACCGCAATTATTCTTTTGACTTTCATAAGTATAGCATGCCATCAAAACGAGGAAAAGAGCTCTGAGGCCGAATTGACCGCAGAAATCATTCAGCAAGTAGACAGTTTGTATACCGTATACGCCCGTTTCGATTACGATTGGATCGAATTTTATGCTGACGAATACACGGCCATTTATCCAGATTCGCCCATTCAACACATGACCAAAGATTCGCTGAAAGCCCAGTGGAAGAAAATTTATGCCAAATACGACGTACAACTTTTGGATCGCGGCCGACCGACTGTCATCGCCTCGCAAGACATGGCCATTTCCTACAACAGTTTCAATGAAATATTCATCAACAAAGAAACGGCCGACACCAGTCGGAATGTGGGCACTTACATTGTCAATTGGAAAAGGCAGGAAGACAATTCTTGGAAAATCGTTTTCGAAACTCTTCAGAATCACGAAAACTAA